TAAAAAGAGGTCTGACGGCACCTACTATTTGACAGACAAACTCATTACTACAGGTGAGCACAGCCGGGCCGCCGCTGTCAGAAATTTCCAGGAAGAGACAATGCGTCTGGCAATAGAGTCGCTGAAACGGCATCCAAGGGAAAAACGGAGCATCTCAACTGTCACTGTAACTATTTCGGAAAAAAATCTGGATAAAGTTAACGAAATGATAAAGGGATTCAGAGAATCGATACTTAAGTATGCCAAAGATGAGCTGATGGCAGATAAGGTTTATCAGTTGAACATTCAGTTCTTTCCACTGACTGATTAAAGTGACCATGAAAAAAGAGATAATATATCTGGCGTTTCTGTCTGCTTTAGCTGTACTGAGGTGCACTAGGATCGACAATCTGGCCGGTGCAGGATCGGAAACCACAAACAGCCTGATGGGAGTGATTTTCCAGGCAGGCCTCAAGCCCGCACCCAATGCGCATGTGCATCTTTTTCCGGCTGATTATGATGCTGTAAAGGGTGATAATCTTCAGAAAGATTTTTCTGACACCACAGATGATCAGGGACGGTATCTCTTTAAAAACTTGCCTGAGGGCACTTATGTAATTCTGGCCAGAAGCAGCACTGAAGAAACAAGTGCGCTTGTGACCGGAGTCAGAACTAACGGAGATATCGTTACGGTCCCAGACGCGGTGCTTGAAATGCCCGGAGAGATTAGAGTTGCTCTGCCTGAGAGAAGAAATGACAGCACCGGTTATGTGTATATTCCGGGCACAGACATCTACGCTTTTTTGGAAAATGAAAGCCATGAAGTGATTCTGGGCAATGTCCCGTCAGGAAGCATTCCAGAAATCGTGTACTCAACAAAAGAAAACCAGTCAATACAGGTGATACGGTCGGGGATAGAGGTGGGGTCGGGAGAGACAGTGGTTGTAGTAAATCCGGAGTGGAGATTTGCCAGAAGCATTTTCTTCAACACAACCTCATCCGGAGCACCTATAAACCAGGCTGTCTACAGTTTTCCAGTGCTGATAAGACTGACATCGGCAAACTTCGATTTCAGTCAGGCCCGGGAAAACGGAGCCGATATTCGCTTTACAAAACCGGACAACTCCTTTCTGGACTTCGAAATAGAAAGATGGGACAGGGATGCTGAACGGGCGGAAATGTGGGTAAGGATCGATACTCTTTCTCCGAACAGCAACTCTCAGTCTATTATCATGTACTGGGGGAACCCGGATTGTGAAAATGGGTCTGATGGAAGTGCTGTGTTTGACACTGCTGATGGTTTTCAGGGAGTGTGGCATCTAGCCGAGAGCGGCAATACGACATCCTTTGATGCTACTTATAATCGTTACAATGGTACCTCTTATGGCATGAGCGATC
This DNA window, taken from Fibrobacter sp., encodes the following:
- a CDS encoding DUF2341 domain-containing protein codes for the protein MKKEIIYLAFLSALAVLRCTRIDNLAGAGSETTNSLMGVIFQAGLKPAPNAHVHLFPADYDAVKGDNLQKDFSDTTDDQGRYLFKNLPEGTYVILARSSTEETSALVTGVRTNGDIVTVPDAVLEMPGEIRVALPERRNDSTGYVYIPGTDIYAFLENESHEVILGNVPSGSIPEIVYSTKENQSIQVIRSGIEVGSGETVVVVNPEWRFARSIFFNTTSSGAPINQAVYSFPVLIRLTSANFDFSQARENGADIRFTKPDNSFLDFEIERWDRDAERAEMWVRIDTLSPNSNSQSIIMYWGNPDCENGSDGSAVFDTADGFQGVWHLAESGNTTSFDATYNRYNGTSYGMSDQSSVDGVIGRAQYFDGVSSHITMTGSADGKLDFPEDGSYSISLWAYANSIDSAWHGLAGKGHRQYYLQFKCFPDLSPSWEFIEYQDQVGWEFSEFFPPSTPASGQWVFLTGVRDGNRQILYVNGEMVVDTMLINQSDLPRVTGGDFTIGCHLNPDSLPALQGFNFFNGKIDEVRVISSVPDADWVRLCYLNQKEEDVLVVFRK